The following is a genomic window from Flavobacterium sp..
TACAGCTGTAGTAGGGGCACCGTCTTACAATTATGGTTTTGACAATGCTAATGGATTTTCATCTGATGGTTGGTCTGGTGCTTGGTCAACAAATGCAACCGCGGGTAACCCTCAATCTGGTACTCAAATGACATTTTCGAATTCTAGTACTACAGTTGGAACTCCTACTAATAGATGGCTTTTTTCTAGACCTATATATTTAGTAGCTAATTCAACTAATGTAATAAAATTTTATTTGAGAAATTTTGGTGCAGCAAATGCTCAAAGTATAAAAATGACAATAGGAAATGAGCCTCTAGTTGCTTCTCAAACAAATACACTTTGGACGTCATCTACCATTGCAAATACTACATGGACAGAATATACTGTTAACTATTCACCTACTTCAACAGGTGTATATTATTTAGGTTTTCATCATTTCACGCCAGGTGTAGCAGGTGCTGTTTCACTAGGTCTAGATTCCTTTAGTTTAACTTCAACTCTTTCAAGTGAAAATTTTGAAACATATAATTTCGAGATTTATCCAAATCCAGTTACTACAATGTTAAATATTTCAAACACTAATAATGTTGAAATCAAAAACATATCCGTAACAGATATCAATGGAAGAGTTGTTAAAAATGAAACAGGTTCATTAACTCAAATAAACGTTTCTGACTTAAATGCAGGTGTTTACTTTGTAACTATTGAAGCTGCTGAAGGTAAAACAACTAAGAAATTTATCAAACAATAATTTCTTTCTAAAAGAATAGTAAATTAAAAACGACCAGTATTACTGGTCGTTTTTTTTCTTTTTATCACTATTCATCATAAGCATTACGGCGCCTACTAAGCCGAGAATTACAATTGCAAAAATTGCTATCATAATAAATGCTCCATTTCCCCAAGAATAAAGTGGTAATAATAAATTTGCCATAGTTACAAAGGTTAGAATTTACACAAAGATAAATGTTCATAATTGTTTATAAACTGATAATTATCATGTGGATTTATTCTAAAAACTTAGCTTTTAATTCCAATATTGGAATCATACAAGCTTCTTTTTTGCCATACCATTTATATCTATTTTTTGCAATATAATCATAAATAGTATCACTAATTCCTGTGGGTAAAAGTGTGAAAACTCTTGCCAAAGTAAAAACACCACTTAATCCTTTTGCAATTTGTAAAGCAGCTGTTGATTTATAATAGTACGAAATCCCTGGCTCATACAAAACAATACTATCATTATGAATTGGATTAATACCAATGTGCTTTAGAATCATTTGACCTAAATCTGATTGTAGTGCTACAAATCGAAAAATGTCTTTTTTATCGTGTTTAATAACATATTGAACAGATGAATCGCACAAATTGCAAACACCATCAAACAATATGATTTTTTTATCTTGAGGTAAGTCTTGTATTTCCATATATCAATTTTAATGTCAATTTCAAATTCAAAAATTTAGGAACACCGATTTTTAAAATTTTAAAAATTATTAAAACTATATTCATGTTATAAAATTAAACATATGAGTCATGTAAGTTTATAAAA
Proteins encoded in this region:
- a CDS encoding thiol-disulfide oxidoreductase DCC family protein, with amino-acid sequence MQDLPQDKKIILFDGVCNLCDSSVQYVIKHDKKDIFRFVALQSDLGQMILKHIGINPIHNDSIVLYEPGISYYYKSTAALQIAKGLSGVFTLARVFTLLPTGISDTIYDYIAKNRYKWYGKKEACMIPILELKAKFLE